The proteins below are encoded in one region of Silene latifolia isolate original U9 population chromosome 2, ASM4854445v1, whole genome shotgun sequence:
- the LOC141641102 gene encoding uncharacterized protein LOC141641102 — MRKSAPRYPQTNGQAESNNKIIVENLRKRLEELGGKWAAELPLVLWSVRTTPKMATSQTPFSLIYGAKAVIPSEVLVPTHRYDCQTAEQNKVKMARSLDTVDELQESAYIRMASYKQSVARTYNKNVKIRTLEVGDLVLRRVFENTKNHKAGKFAYKWEGPYQDESIIKNGAYRLMTMHGQILDKPWNIRHLKRYFV, encoded by the coding sequence ATGAGAAAGTCAGCCCCCAGATATCCgcaaaccaacggccaagccgagtccaaCAACAAAATCATTGTGGAGAACCTCAGAAAACGGCTGGAAGAGTTGGGGGGAAAATGGGCAGCTGAACTACCATTAGTACTCTGGTCAGTCAGAACAACACCGAAAATGGCAACAAGCCAAACTCCATTTAGCCTTATATACGGAGCAAAGGCAGTGATACCCTCAGAAGTTCTGGTACCCACGCACAGATACGACTGTCAGACGGCAGAGCAAAACAAGGTCAAAATGGCTAGGAGCCTGGATACAGTTGATGAGCTGCAAGAAAGTGCTTACATACGTATGGCATCGTATAAACAATCTGTAGCAAGGACATATAACAAGAATGTCAAGATCAGGACCCTTGAAGTAGGGGACCTCGTACTCAGAAGGGTATTCGAAAATACCAAGAACCACAAAGCAGGCAAgtttgcctacaaatgggaaggtcCATATCAGGACGAAAGCATTATCAAGAATGGGGcatacaggttgatgaccatgcaCGGTCAAATCCTGGATAAACCCTGGAACATCCGTCACTTGAAACGGTACTTTGTCTGA
- the LOC141641103 gene encoding uncharacterized protein LOC141641103 produces the protein MIAYLKIATKQKSKFRTFKITQVPRDQNVEADALATLGATFQPTELSNIPITHLLTPAILKEPDQNPVKEDVHMKCAQGAKTLVSIVGQQDADWRVPYQNWLRDGTLPEDRKEAQSVRIKASRYIMIDNILFRKSLAGPCLRCLSKEEAETVLQDVHGGECENHAGGRSLSNNILRQGYFWPTMRADAANHAKRCESCQKAAPAIHQPAEPMHPIISPWPFMMWGMDIVEAMTEVKERQVISFIKRNIISIFGIPSEIICDNGSQFILDNTEGFCAR, from the exons ATGATAGCCTACTTGAAGATAGCCACAAAGCAAAAGTCAAAGTTTAGAACATTCAAGATAACTCAGGTGCCacgagatcagaacgtggaagcggACGCCCTAGCAACATTAGGGGCCACCTTCCAGCCCACAGAACTATCAAACATACCGATTACCCATTTGTTGACCCCAGCCATCCTGAAGGAGCCAGATCAGAATCCGGTGAAAGAGGATGTACACATGAAGTGTGCACAGGGAGCCAAGACGCTGGTTTCCATAGTAGGACAGCAGGATGCAGATTGGAGGGTTCCATACCAAAATTGGCTAAGGGATGGGACACTCCCTGAAGACAGAAAGGAAGCACAGAGTGTCAGGATAAAAGCTTCTAGGTATATCATGATTGATAACATTCTCTTCAGAAAGTCATTGGCAGGACCATGCCTCAGGTGCTTGAGCAAAGAGGAAGCAGAAACAGTACTGCAGGATGTACACGGCGGAGAATGCGAGAACCATGCTGGAGGACGAAGTCTGTCAAACAATATTTTGAGACAGGGGtatttctggcccaccatgcgcgCAGATGCCGCGAATCATGCCAAACGCTGCGAGTCATGTCAAAAAGCGGCTCCCGCAATTCACCAGCCAGCAGAACCAATGCATCCGATTATCTCTCCATGGCCATTCAtgatgtggggcatggacatagtgg AGGCAATGACAGAGGTAAAAGAGCGGCAGGTGATCTCTTTCATCAAGCGCAACATCATAAGCATATTTGGGATACCATCCGAAATCATATGCGACAATGGATCCCAGTTCATATTAGATAACACTGAGGGCTTCTGTGCACGATAG